Within Hyalangium ruber, the genomic segment CAGGGCTGCCGGGTCCTGGAAGTTCAGCGCTGAGGTACTGGGGGAGTGCGCAATCACCGCCGAAGAATTCACAGCCGGTGTTCATCATCCCCTTGGGACCGAGAGCACCGTCACGGGAGTTGCCCAGCCAGGCGCGGCTGCTGGAAGAGCTGGAGGCGAAGCGGCGCAAGCCTTACGAGAGGCACCATGTCTTCCCTCAGGAGAAAGGGCTCAAGGCGTGGTTCATCTCCAAAGGAATCGACATCCACGAGTACACGCTGCTGTTGGAGTTGGAGGTGCATCGTCGCATCCATCAGGCACCTCCCCAGGGCGGACCGTGGAATGAGAGGTGGAGGAAGTACCAGCAAGCCAACTTCGGAGCATCGAAGCAGGAGATCCTGCGGTATGCAGGACAGCTTATCTACGAGTTCGAGCTGTGGGGTCCCGTCATTCCGTACCGGAAGAAGCTGATCCCATGAAGTTCTACTGGCTGTGCGACGTGGCGAGCCGACACTTCTCGGGCTGGTACGAGGCCACGCACAAGTGGAGCTTGCCAGGCGCGCATTGCCCGAAGTGTGACGCCATCTGGTCCACCCATGTGGATGCCTATCCCTCGGTTGACCTGTCCGTGCTACCCAA encodes:
- a CDS encoding TIGR02269 family lipoprotein, with product MKIARRGWLLLCILLTGCAATQPTLLVEHEEREERVSFDETCARDSTLLALCDETQCEFHACREVMKQLTAGQVVLARTGATGLPGPGSSALRYWGSAQSPPKNSQPVFIIPLGPRAPSRELPSQARLLEELEAKRRKPYERHHVFPQEKGLKAWFISKGIDIHEYTLLLELEVHRRIHQAPPQGGPWNERWRKYQQANFGASKQEILRYAGQLIYEFELWGPVIPYRKKLIP